In the genome of Vicia villosa cultivar HV-30 ecotype Madison, WI linkage group LG7, Vvil1.0, whole genome shotgun sequence, one region contains:
- the LOC131619011 gene encoding uncharacterized protein LOC131619011, translated as MSRFNVVFYIKGCFVKDQDIRYEGGYVLGFSNQHTDYWSFFEACDLVKTIKPDFDDTKVKMWWKPENGNFDVDLLAFRDDADVVELSAIVFDKKCNVEIYCEPKPEGGVSSFMDMIKWKGNGVLDDESSDESVRDVHFDDSEEEMMKDFEEEMIGVDAEPTKQNVPCGSSRQCAKVFVTEELGKQHVIEDEYMTDELDSGAEDDSSDERPCVIRFNEEDKLGKEYVFKVGMEFRSLRQFKDTILEHNVLNGRDIKFEKNDSNRCRVVCKDNKKCNYKILCSRVLSTATFRIKTLFDKHKCGRQFFNKSAKAEWVAKVIVDGLKNISKMKLNEVVADIRSRYSTEIPGCRAFKARQIARQIVEGDSSKQFSMLWSYGAELKRASASNTFKINTAALAPGLRPRFERCYLCFDGTKKALTKTCRPFIGLDGCHLKHRYGGIMLIAVGRDPNDQYLPVAFAVVESETKDTWSWFMKLLIEDIGDGRWCFISDQQKGLVQVFEEEYPSYEHKFCLRHLYANFKKRFGGGTLFRDLMMAAAKATYFEAHEAKMLMIKEAKLEAYEWLEAIPKNKWCKHAFPFFSKCDVLMNNLVSLLMPSYYFKGTSQ; from the exons ATGTCTAGGTTCAATGTTGTGTTTTATATTAAAGGGTGTTTTGTAAAAGACCAAGACATTAGGTATGAGGGTGGGTATGTACTTGGATTCAGCAACCAACACACAGATTATTGGTCATTTTTTGAAGCCTGTGACTTAGTGAAAACCATAAAGCCTGATTTTGATGATACAAAGGTTAAGATGTGGTGGAAACCCGAGAATGGAAATTTTGATGTAGATTTACTAGCATTTAGAGATGATGCAGATGTTGTTGAATTATCAGCCATAGTGTTTGATAAGAAATGTAACGTTGAGATATACTGTGAGCCAAAACCTGAGGGTGGGGTGAGTTCCTTTATGGATATGATTAAGTGGAAGGGAAATGGTGTACTGGATGATGAATCAAGTGATGAGTCAGTTAGGGATGTCCATTTTGATGATAGTGAGGAGGAAATGATGAAGGATTTTGAAGAGGAGATGATTGGTGTAGATGCTGAGCCTACAAAACAAAATGTGCCTTGTGGGTCAAGTAGGCAATGTGCGAAGGTTTTTGTAACAGAAGAATTGGGTAAGCAACATGTCATTGAAGACGAATACATGACTGATGAGTTGGACAGTGGAGCTGAAGATGATAGTTCTGATGAGAGGCCTTGTGTTATAAGGTTCAATGAAGAAGATAAGTTGGGCAAAGAATATGTGTTCAAAGTAGGAATGGAGTTTCGTTCCTTGAGACAATTTAAGGATACAATACTTGAGCATAATGTGTTAAATGGTAGGGACATCAAGTTTGAGAAAAATGACTCAAatagatgtagagtggtttgcaaGGATAATAAAAAATGTAACTACAAAATTTTGTGTAGTAGAGTGTTATCTACTGCAACTTTTAGGATTAAAACACTCTTTGATAAACACAAGTGTGGAAGACAATTTTTTAACAAAAGTGCTAAGGCTGAATGGGTTGCTAAGGTTATTGTTGATGGGCTTAAGAACATTAGTAAGATGAAACTAAATGAGGTAGTGGCAGATATTAGATCAAGGTATTCCACAGAAATTCCAGGATGCAGGGCCTTTAAGGCTAGACAAATTGCTAGACAAATAGTTGAGGGTGATTCAAGTAAGCAATTTAGCATGTTGTGGTCTTATGGTGCTGAATTGAAGAGGGCTTCAGCAAGCAATACTTTCAAAATCAACACAGCTGCTCTAGCTCCAGGTTTGAGACCAAGATTTGAAAGGTGTTATCTTTGCTTTGATGGGACCAAGAAAGCTTTGACAAAAACATGTAGGCCCTTTATTGGCTTGGATGGATGCCATTTGAAACATAGGTATGGTGGAATTATGTTGATTGCTGTGGGAAGAGATCCTAATGATCAGTATCTTCCAGTTGCTTTTGCTGTAGTTGAGAGTGAGACAAAAGACACATGGAGTTGGTTTATGAAGTTACTAATAGAGGACATTGGAGATGGCAGATGGTGTTTCAtatctgatcaacaaaag GGCCTGGTGCAAGTATTTGAAGAAGAGTACCCATCTTATGAACACAAATTCTGTTTGAGACACCTATATGCAAACTTCAAAAAAAGGTTTGGAGGAGGTACATTGTTCAGAGATTTGATGATGGCAGCTGCTAAGGCTACCTATTTTGAGGCACATGAAGCAAAGATGCTAATGATCAAGGAGGCAAAATTGGAAGCTTATGAATGGTTAGAGGCAATTCCCAAGAACAaatggtgtaagcatgctttcCCCTTTTTCTCAAAATGTGATGTCTTGATGAACAATTTAGTGAGTCTTTTAATGCCATCATATTACTTCAAAGGGACAAGCCAATAA
- the LOC131619012 gene encoding uncharacterized protein LOC131619012: MASSASRSKIGSYQLVSNRRWKVCACNMRMVSYRCKNGRNRGRLFWRCPLWQNDETCNLFEWDDEIGSGHDAIEADEEWTNDATKIREMQTFGTLKELYEQEVKKNMEMEMKLGSDGLCGKMKTICLIVSLMINLYLIVIYKC, translated from the coding sequence ATGGCCTCTTCTGCTAGTAGAAGCAAAATAGGTTCATATCAATTAGTTTCAAATCGTAGATGGAAGGTATGTGCTTGTAATATGCGTATGGTTTCTTATCGTTGCAAAAATGGTCGCAATCGAGGGAGGCTCTTCTGGAGATGTCCGTTGTGGCAAAATGATGAAACGTGCAATCTATTTGAATGGGATGATGAAATAGGGTCAGGACATGATGCAATCGAGGCTGATGAAGAATGGACAAATGATGCAACAAAGATTAGGGAGATGCAAACTTTTGGGACCTTGAAAGAGTTATATGAGCAAGAAGTGAAGAAAAACATGGAAATGGAGATGAAGCTTGGGTCAGATGGATTATGTGGAAAGATGAAGACAATTTGCCTCATTGTATCATTGATGATCAATTTGTACTTGATTGTTATTTATAAATGTTAG